In Candidatus Zixiibacteriota bacterium, the genomic window TCCTATTATTGAAGCCGAGGTTCGCCGCTTACCTCAGAATACGGTCAAGCTGGAAAAAAAGAAGGCGGAAACTCTTTTGAGACTTTTGGACGGAATCGAAAATCAGGAAGATGTCCAGAGGGTCTCGGCTAATTTTGATATCGATGACAGCATAATGGAAAAATTGTCCGGCGGATGATATGCTCGTTTTAGGGATTGATCCCGGTTTGCGCACGGTGGGATATGGACTGGTTGATAATAAATCTGAAAAAATTAGTTTGATCGAGGGAGGCGTTTTACAACCCGATGTTGAAACCGATTTGGGAAACCGGATCGGGGCAATATTTTCAGGAATAACCGATATCATTACGGAATTCAAGCCGGATTTTATGGCTATGGAAGATTTGTATTCGCATTATAAGCATCCCAAAACAGCCGTAATTATGGCTCATGCCCGGGGCGCGATACTGGCCGCGGCAAGTCAGTTAAATATACCGGTCTCGCATTATCCGGCGACAATGATAAAGAATTCCCTGGTTGGACAGGGAAGAGCGACAAAAGAGCAGGTTCGCGAAATGGCATTGAGTATTCTCGGATTGGATGGCCCGGCGGAGCCGCTCGATACTTATGACGCAATCGCAGTAGCGCTATGTCATATTAATCAGAATTCAAGGAAAATATTAGCGTGATAAGTAAAATCCGAGGCAGAATCGACAGCGTTGGACTCGATTCGGTAACACTGGAGCTGGATGGGATATTTTACGAAGTATTGATACCCTCCGGATTGACCGAACCTCTACGGCGTCAGGCCCGAGAGGATAATCCGGTGACTTTATATACCCATTACTATATTGAATCATCAAGCAGCGCCGGGAATATGTTTCCAAGATTGATTGGCTTTACAGTATCTTCTGATAGAGAATTTTTTAAACTGTTTACTACGGTTTCGGGTATCGGGGTGCGGAAGGCATTGAAATGTTTGACGCTTCCGGTTCGGGATATTGCCCGCTCGATTGAAAATAAGGATACGTCACTGCTGAAGAAATTGCCCGGTATCGGTCCTCGCATGGCTGAGAAAATTGTCGCGGAATTGTCGGGTAAAACGGCGAAATTCGCGTTATCGCGCAGTGATCGTCCCCTTTCGATTCCCGATAAGCCAAAGGTCGATTTTGAGGATGAGGTTTTTGATGTACTGAGTCAACTCGGATATAAGCCCGCGGAAATTGACAATATGCTGAAAAGAGCGATGGAATCAAATCCCGATGTTAAATCAACCGAAGAGATGATGAATATAATTTTCACGATGGAAAATAAGGCGGTGACATGAAGCGCGACCGCGTTATCTCACCCGAAGCGGGAAAGCCCGACGAAGAAAAGGCGATATTATCTCTGCGTCCGGAAACGCTGGATGAGTATATCGGGCAGATCAATCTCGTTGAAAAAATGCGATTGTCAATTCAGGCCGCCAAAGGGCGCGATGAGCCGCACGAGCATATTCTTTTTTACGGTCCGCCGGGATTGGGCAAGACTACCCTGGCTTATATCCTGGCCAATGAAATGGGAGCCAGTATTGTCTGCGCCTCGGGGCCGTCGCTGACTCGGTCCGGTGATTTGATGGGCATCCTGACCAATCTCAAACGAGGCGATGTTTTATTTATTGATGAAATTCATCGGCTGAATCCGGTCGTGGAAGAATTTATTTATCCGGCTCTTGAAGATTTCCGAATTGAATTTTTGGTTGATAAAGGCGCTTTTTCCCGAGTCATAAATATGCCGTTGAAGCATTTTACAATGGTCGGGGCCACCACCCGGGCCGGGATGCTGTCAGCGCCGTTGCGCGATCGTTTTGGGATTTATCATCACATTGATTTCTATGAAACCGATGAATTGGCCCAGGTGGTCAGGCGTTCATCGAAGTTGATGGAGGTTGATATTGACGAGGAGGCGTCACTTATTATCGGAAGACGAAGCCGAGGGACTCCTCGGGTTGCCAATCGGTTATTAAGACGGGTCAGGGATTATTGCCAGGTCAAAGGAGATGGAACGATAAATGCTGATATCGCCGAAAAAGCCCTGACACTCGAAGGGATAGATAATATCGGGCTGGATAAGCTCGACCGGAGCTATATCCGAGTCATTATTGATTATTACAGGGGAGGACCCGTGGGGCTTGATACAATCGCGACAACTCTCAATGAGGAACGAGATACTCTGGTTGATATGGTTGAGCCGTATCTGTTGAAAATCGGACTTATCCAGAGAACCCGGCAGGGCAGAATCGCGACCGATATGGCTTATGAGCACCTGGGAATAAAAAAGGGTGAAACGTCGGGTCCTCAGGAATCTCTTTTCTAATCAATTTTTATGAGTCGATCTTATGCAGGCGTTGGGAAAATTCTTAATTCTATTTGGTGTGATTATTGTTATTGCCGGAATAATTATGATATTGGCTCCCAAGATTCCGTTTTTGGGTAAGCTCCCCGGAGATTTCAATTTTAGAGGGAAAAATTATTCGATATATTTTCCGCTGATGAGTTCGATTATTATATCCATTATTCTTACCATCATCCTCAACCTGTTTTTTAGAAAATGAAATTATCAGATTTTGATTATCAATTGCCCCCGGGATTAATCGCCCAATATCCGGCCGAAAAGCGGTCGGAATCCAGAATGCTGGTTCTTGACCGAAGCAATCATTCGATTTCTGACAGGTATTTTCATGAATTACCGGAGATAATTGATGATTCATTTTTTCTGGTAGTCAATGACAGCAGGGTATTCAAGGCGCGAATGTTTGGAAATCGTGCCACCGGGGGAAAGGTGGAAATTTTCCTTGTCCGATGCGATAATAATAATCGATGGATAGCACTTTTGCGGCCTTCGGGCAGAATCAAAAAAAACGAGAAGATATATTTTTCAGAAAAACTATACATTACCGTTGTGGATGATCCCGGGCCGGTTGAAAGGATGATTGAATTTGTTTCCGGCGAAATTGAAAATGAGATAATCGAAAAGTTTGGGCTGGTACCACTGCCTCCCTATATCAAACGCGAAGCGACCGAAGAGGACATAAGCCGATATCAAACCGTTTACGCCGAGTCATCCGGTTCGGTGGCGGCTCCGACGGCCGGACTGCATTTTGATGAGCCTATAATCGATAAGCTGAATTCCAGGGGAATATCAATAGAAAAATTGACTCTTCATGTCGGCCCCGGGACATTTAAACCGGTAACATCCGAAAATATTGAAGATCATATAATTGACGCCGAAATGGCTCATATTTCGGATGAGACCGCGGATGCGATAAATGAGAAAAAGGCTCGGGGGAAGAAGCTTCTTGCCGTCGGTACGACTTCGATTAGGACTCTGGAATATGCTGTGGATGACAATGGCTTACTTAAACCAATCGTTCAGTTTGTTGATTTATTTATTTATCCCCCATACGATTATAAAATCGTGAATTGCATGATAACTAATTTTCATTTGCCCAAAACTTCGCTTTTGATGCTGGTGTCCGCCTTTTGCGGCAGAGGATTTTTGCTGGAGGCGTATCAGCATGCGGTCGAGGAAAAGTATCGATTTTATAGTTATGGCGATTGTATGCTGATTTTGTGAAACTGATTTGCCTTTACCCGACGCAAAAACTGTATTATTATAGCGCTTATGAAGACTTATGCTCTAATAGTCGCTGGTGGCAGCGGAAGAAGATTCGGCGGGGAAATTCCCAAACAATATCAATTGGTCGCCGGAAAACCGGTCATGAGCTGGACAATATCCCGGTTTGAGGGGGCATCGACTATTGATAAGATCGTTATCGTTGTCGCCGAAGAATATCTTCTGTATGTCAATAATCAGATCGTTAATCCTTATGATTTCAAGAAGGTTTTCAAAATCGTCCCGGGGGGCGAGACGAGAATGGAATCGGTGATGAAGGGTCTGGAATCGTTGCCCATATCTGCCGGTTTTGTGGCCGTGCATGACGCTGTCAGGCCTCTGGTGAAATCGTCGGATATAGATTTGGCTGTCCTTGAGGCCCGTAATAACCGGGCCGCGATATTAGGGCGATCGATTTCTGAAACGATTAAGCGCGCCAAGGATGGAATGATTATGGCGACGGTTGACCGGGATAATTTATATCTCGCCGAAACTCCCCAGGTTTTTCAATATGATCTTTTAAAAGAAGCGTATTTGAAGGGAAAGGAAAAGGGTATTGAGCCAACCGATGACGCTTCGCTGGTGGAGAGTCTGGGCTTTATGGTCAAGCTGATTCCGTCCTCCGCTCCCAATCCGAAACTGACAACACAGGATGATCTGGAATACATTACAATGATATTGGAAGGAGAAGCCGGTGTCAGATTATAGAATCGGTAATGGATTTGACGTGCATGCCTTTGCCAAAGATCGCAAATTGATATTAGGTGGAATTGAAATCGAATACGAATTGGGACTCTCCGGGCATAGCGACGCCGATGTTTTAGTCCATGCCGTTATTGACGCTCTATTGGGGGCAGTGGGATTGGGCGATATCGGCCGGCATTATCCTGATAGTGATGAAACGTATCGCAATATTGATTCGATGTTTTTGCTTGAAGATACCGTTTTGAAAGTGAAATCGGGGGGCTGGAGTATTTCCAATGTCGACGCGACGGTGATTGCCCAAAGGCCGAAACTATCGGAATATATTGATCAAATGCGTGAGCGGTTGGCCGGAGTATTACAGATTGATAACAGCCGGGTTAATGTCAAGGCGACGACTACTGAAAAACTCGGATTTACCGGACGGGAAGAAGGGATTGCCGCGCTGGCAACGGCGGCCGTATATAAAGCGATATGATTGAATTCTTATCTGCCGGTTTTAATGAAATGCTGGCAATGGTTGACAGCGTTGATCCATTGTACATCTATTTAATCCTTTTTGGCATCGCCTTTTTTGAAAATATTTTTCCTCCGATTCCGGGTGATACTTTTACTATCGTGGGAGGGTACCTGGCGGCAATCGGAAAATTGAGCCTCATTCCGACGGCGTTGTTCATTACTCTGGGAACTATATCTTCGGTAATGCTGATATATATATTGGGATACCGGGGCGGTAAGGAATTCTTTGAAAGGAAAAACTATAGATTTTTTAATGCCCGAGACGTTAATCGGGTCGATAGCTGGTTCGATAAGTACGGAGCGTTGACTTTGCTCGTTAGCCGCTTTATCGTCGGCGCGCGAGTGGCGGTCGCCATTGGCGCCGGGATCAGCCGGTATCCTTCACCTCGGATGTTTATTTATTCCTATATTTCGGGCGTCTTGTTTCATGGAGTATTAATAGCTCTGGCATATCTTTTTCACGCCTATGTGGATAATATTGTCGAGTGGTTTAATCTTTATTCCAAAATAGTCTTGGTCGTAGTCGGGGGGCTTGTTATAATTTGGGTCGTTTTTGTAATCAGGCGGATAATTCATGGAAGACAAAAAACTTAAAATCATCGTATTGGCCGGAGGCGAATCGGGCGAGCGGGATGTGTCGCTCGAATCAGCCAGGGAAATTGCCAGTTCTCTGATATCAACCGGGAATTCGGTTCGCGTCATTGATACTTTGTCGGGCGAATTCTTTGAAGAGTCCTTTATTCACGGGACTGAGAAAATTACATCCGAGGATTACTCCATCCCCAAAGTAGCTCAATCGCAAGGTATGGGAAAATTAATCGGTAATCTCACCGTGGCTCGCGAATCCGGATTGGATGTCGTGTTTAACGGCCTGCATGGCGGTTATGGCGAAGATGGCACCTTTCAGGCATTATTAGAATTCATGCGGATTCCTTATACCGGATCGCCCATGGCGGCTTCGGCAATTGCGATGAACAAGGATATTTCCAAACGGATTATGAAAACTCTGAAAACCCCTACAGCGTATTGGAAAACGTTTGAGACAGGGCAACAGGTTGTCGGGATGGTAAATCAGATAACGACCCAGTTTGATATGCCCGTGATTATTAAGCCGGTGGATTGCGGTTCGACAGTCGGGCTGTCGCTGGTTGAAGATTCCGGGGAATTGGCGTCAGCTTTGGAAATGGCTTTTACGGCATCCAATCAGATTATGGCCGAATCATATTTTTCCGGCAGGGAGATTACAATCGCGGTCCTGAACGGGTTGACGTTGCCTCCGGTGGAGATTAAACCGGAGCATAAATTGTATGATTATACGTGCAAATACACCAAAGGAAAATCGCAGTATTTTTGTCCGGCCGATATTGATAACGAGATCACGGAAAGGCTATCGCAGGATGCCGCCTGGTTATATGAAACTATCGGATGCCGGGGATATGCCCGGGTCGATTTCATAGTCAAAGACGCTGATGATTATATTTGCCTGGAGCTAAATACATTACCCGGTATGACTGAATTGTCACTCTTTCCGATGGCGGCCAAGGAAGCCGGGATTTCTTTTGATGAATTACTTGTGAAACTATGTCATCTGGCAATGGATAAGGAATAGCATGCGATATCACAACATCAAGGGCGTGATTTTCGATCTGGGATCGACTTTGATTGAATTC contains:
- the ruvC gene encoding crossover junction endodeoxyribonuclease RuvC — translated: MLVLGIDPGLRTVGYGLVDNKSEKISLIEGGVLQPDVETDLGNRIGAIFSGITDIITEFKPDFMAMEDLYSHYKHPKTAVIMAHARGAILAAASQLNIPVSHYPATMIKNSLVGQGRATKEQVREMALSILGLDGPAEPLDTYDAIAVALCHINQNSRKILA
- the ruvA gene encoding Holliday junction branch migration protein RuvA, producing MISKIRGRIDSVGLDSVTLELDGIFYEVLIPSGLTEPLRRQAREDNPVTLYTHYYIESSSSAGNMFPRLIGFTVSSDREFFKLFTTVSGIGVRKALKCLTLPVRDIARSIENKDTSLLKKLPGIGPRMAEKIVAELSGKTAKFALSRSDRPLSIPDKPKVDFEDEVFDVLSQLGYKPAEIDNMLKRAMESNPDVKSTEEMMNIIFTMENKAVT
- the ruvB gene encoding Holliday junction branch migration DNA helicase RuvB, which codes for MKRDRVISPEAGKPDEEKAILSLRPETLDEYIGQINLVEKMRLSIQAAKGRDEPHEHILFYGPPGLGKTTLAYILANEMGASIVCASGPSLTRSGDLMGILTNLKRGDVLFIDEIHRLNPVVEEFIYPALEDFRIEFLVDKGAFSRVINMPLKHFTMVGATTRAGMLSAPLRDRFGIYHHIDFYETDELAQVVRRSSKLMEVDIDEEASLIIGRRSRGTPRVANRLLRRVRDYCQVKGDGTINADIAEKALTLEGIDNIGLDKLDRSYIRVIIDYYRGGPVGLDTIATTLNEERDTLVDMVEPYLLKIGLIQRTRQGRIATDMAYEHLGIKKGETSGPQESLF
- a CDS encoding DUF2905 family protein; protein product: MQALGKFLILFGVIIVIAGIIMILAPKIPFLGKLPGDFNFRGKNYSIYFPLMSSIIISIILTIILNLFFRK
- the queA gene encoding tRNA preQ1(34) S-adenosylmethionine ribosyltransferase-isomerase QueA, with translation MKLSDFDYQLPPGLIAQYPAEKRSESRMLVLDRSNHSISDRYFHELPEIIDDSFFLVVNDSRVFKARMFGNRATGGKVEIFLVRCDNNNRWIALLRPSGRIKKNEKIYFSEKLYITVVDDPGPVERMIEFVSGEIENEIIEKFGLVPLPPYIKREATEEDISRYQTVYAESSGSVAAPTAGLHFDEPIIDKLNSRGISIEKLTLHVGPGTFKPVTSENIEDHIIDAEMAHISDETADAINEKKARGKKLLAVGTTSIRTLEYAVDDNGLLKPIVQFVDLFIYPPYDYKIVNCMITNFHLPKTSLLMLVSAFCGRGFLLEAYQHAVEEKYRFYSYGDCMLIL
- the ispD gene encoding 2-C-methyl-D-erythritol 4-phosphate cytidylyltransferase, which produces MKTYALIVAGGSGRRFGGEIPKQYQLVAGKPVMSWTISRFEGASTIDKIVIVVAEEYLLYVNNQIVNPYDFKKVFKIVPGGETRMESVMKGLESLPISAGFVAVHDAVRPLVKSSDIDLAVLEARNNRAAILGRSISETIKRAKDGMIMATVDRDNLYLAETPQVFQYDLLKEAYLKGKEKGIEPTDDASLVESLGFMVKLIPSSAPNPKLTTQDDLEYITMILEGEAGVRL
- the ispF gene encoding 2-C-methyl-D-erythritol 2,4-cyclodiphosphate synthase — protein: MSDYRIGNGFDVHAFAKDRKLILGGIEIEYELGLSGHSDADVLVHAVIDALLGAVGLGDIGRHYPDSDETYRNIDSMFLLEDTVLKVKSGGWSISNVDATVIAQRPKLSEYIDQMRERLAGVLQIDNSRVNVKATTTEKLGFTGREEGIAALATAAVYKAI
- a CDS encoding DedA family protein yields the protein MIEFLSAGFNEMLAMVDSVDPLYIYLILFGIAFFENIFPPIPGDTFTIVGGYLAAIGKLSLIPTALFITLGTISSVMLIYILGYRGGKEFFERKNYRFFNARDVNRVDSWFDKYGALTLLVSRFIVGARVAVAIGAGISRYPSPRMFIYSYISGVLFHGVLIALAYLFHAYVDNIVEWFNLYSKIVLVVVGGLVIIWVVFVIRRIIHGRQKT
- a CDS encoding D-alanine--D-alanine ligase produces the protein MEDKKLKIIVLAGGESGERDVSLESAREIASSLISTGNSVRVIDTLSGEFFEESFIHGTEKITSEDYSIPKVAQSQGMGKLIGNLTVARESGLDVVFNGLHGGYGEDGTFQALLEFMRIPYTGSPMAASAIAMNKDISKRIMKTLKTPTAYWKTFETGQQVVGMVNQITTQFDMPVIIKPVDCGSTVGLSLVEDSGELASALEMAFTASNQIMAESYFSGREITIAVLNGLTLPPVEIKPEHKLYDYTCKYTKGKSQYFCPADIDNEITERLSQDAAWLYETIGCRGYARVDFIVKDADDYICLELNTLPGMTELSLFPMAAKEAGISFDELLVKLCHLAMDKE